A genomic segment from Methanolobus zinderi encodes:
- a CDS encoding CocE/NonD family hydrolase, protein MSKPDSSSFRELENVWITMPDGCNLTAKIWLPENAEKDPVPAILEYIPYRKRDFKAIRDSRMHRYFAQQGYACLRVDLRGSGDSEGILKDEYLPTELKDGVDVLKWIAAQPWCDGNIGMMGISWGGFNALQIAAMDPPELKAVITVSSSDERYTDDVHYMGGCMLTDNLSWASNMFSYNSIPPDPAIVGERWKDMWLERLEGSDLWLKKWLEHQHRDDYWKHASIAEDYGAIKCPVFAVSGWADGYSNTVFRLLEHLDVPVKGLIGGWGHKYPHLGDPCHSIDFLNESVKWWDHWLKGVDTGQDNEPAIRVWMQDSVSPLIAKRPGRWVAEEKWPSRRIEMKEFILSPGRINFEPVNTVKEEMRIISPLSVGLFAGKWYSYSESTDRPHDQTEEDGGALVFDSPELEEDIEIFGAPEIELELSSDKAIAMIAVRLNDMCKEGTSTRVSYGLLNLTHRNGHENPQKLDEGYFYRIRLQMNYVAQCFPAGNRIRVSISTSYWPFAWPSPEPFTLSIKSGGKLFLPIRPRDDRDEKLPEMGSPMMAEPVPTTLLAPAKREWTVTHNLSSNEVKQKIINNDSRIHLDDIDLELKKDTTEVYSYFNNNYDTVRGEVNTIRSLKRGDWHAISITRTVLTSTRTHFRIRAILDAYEGDTRFFSKSWDETIPRDMI, encoded by the coding sequence GTGTCCAAGCCAGATAGTTCTTCATTCAGGGAACTTGAAAACGTCTGGATTACAATGCCTGATGGCTGTAACCTTACGGCAAAGATATGGTTACCGGAAAATGCTGAAAAGGATCCGGTTCCGGCTATCCTGGAGTATATCCCTTATAGAAAAAGGGATTTCAAGGCAATTCGTGATTCCCGGATGCACAGATATTTTGCACAGCAGGGTTACGCATGCCTCCGTGTGGATCTCAGAGGTAGCGGGGATTCTGAAGGTATTCTGAAGGACGAGTATCTTCCTACTGAATTAAAAGATGGTGTGGATGTCCTGAAATGGATAGCTGCACAGCCCTGGTGTGATGGAAACATTGGAATGATGGGGATCTCATGGGGTGGTTTTAACGCACTCCAGATAGCAGCAATGGATCCACCTGAATTAAAAGCTGTGATTACTGTAAGCTCCTCGGACGAGAGATATACCGATGACGTTCATTACATGGGCGGGTGTATGCTCACAGACAACCTTTCCTGGGCTTCGAATATGTTTTCTTATAATTCTATCCCGCCGGACCCTGCCATAGTTGGGGAACGCTGGAAGGATATGTGGCTGGAAAGACTTGAAGGAAGCGATCTGTGGTTGAAAAAATGGCTTGAACACCAGCACCGGGATGATTACTGGAAACATGCTTCAATAGCCGAGGATTACGGAGCGATCAAATGCCCTGTTTTTGCTGTCAGTGGCTGGGCAGACGGTTATTCAAATACGGTATTTCGCCTTCTGGAACATCTGGACGTACCAGTAAAGGGTCTGATAGGAGGCTGGGGACATAAGTATCCACATTTAGGAGATCCATGTCATTCAATAGATTTTCTGAACGAGTCTGTAAAATGGTGGGATCACTGGCTCAAAGGTGTGGATACCGGACAGGACAATGAGCCGGCAATCCGTGTGTGGATGCAGGATAGTGTCTCACCCCTGATAGCAAAACGCCCCGGGCGCTGGGTGGCAGAAGAGAAATGGCCGTCCCGGCGTATTGAAATGAAAGAATTCATCCTTTCACCAGGCAGGATCAACTTCGAACCCGTAAATACCGTGAAAGAGGAAATGCGTATAATAAGCCCTTTGAGTGTCGGTCTTTTTGCCGGGAAATGGTATTCCTATTCGGAATCAACGGACAGGCCACACGATCAGACAGAAGAGGACGGAGGTGCGCTTGTTTTTGATAGTCCGGAGCTTGAGGAGGATATCGAGATATTTGGTGCTCCGGAGATTGAACTTGAACTCAGTTCAGACAAAGCTATTGCTATGATAGCTGTTCGTCTCAATGACATGTGCAAAGAAGGCACATCCACCAGAGTTAGCTACGGGCTTCTGAACCTTACACACAGGAATGGTCACGAGAATCCTCAAAAACTGGATGAGGGATATTTTTACAGAATAAGATTACAGATGAATTACGTGGCCCAGTGTTTTCCTGCCGGTAACAGGATACGTGTTTCGATTTCTACCTCTTACTGGCCTTTTGCCTGGCCAAGTCCCGAACCATTTACTCTGAGCATAAAGTCGGGAGGAAAACTGTTCCTCCCCATCAGGCCTCGTGACGACAGGGACGAAAAGCTTCCGGAGATGGGATCACCAATGATGGCTGAACCGGTTCCAACCACACTTCTTGCACCTGCAAAAAGGGAATGGACTGTGACACACAATCTTTCAAGCAATGAAGTGAAACAGAAGATCATCAATAACGATTCCAGGATACATCTTGATGACATAGATCTGGAACTAAAGAAGGATACGACTGAAGTATACTCCTATTTCAATAACAATTACGACACTGTAAGGGGGGAGGTCAATACTATCCGCAGTCTGAAGCGTGGAGATTGGCATGCAATAAGTATCACCAGAACCGTCCTGACGTCCACCCGGACACACTTTCGCATCCGGGCCATACTGGATGCATATGAAGGGGACACACGTTTTTTCAGCAAGAGCTGGGATGAGACCATTCCCCGTGATATGATATAG
- a CDS encoding nuclear transport factor 2 family protein: MNRSNRSTEEVFEDHLRLAKELNYKDDMKKNYSEDCIILTTKGKFSGYDGITYLAELLNEELPDAKFEYTNKLVEGNVAFLEWKGEGGNRYVDDGTDSFVIEHGRVVAQTIHYTVKNKSEKI, translated from the coding sequence TTGAACCGATCAAATCGTTCAACAGAAGAGGTTTTTGAAGACCACCTGCGTCTTGCAAAAGAACTGAACTATAAAGATGATATGAAAAAGAATTATTCAGAGGATTGCATAATCCTGACGACCAAAGGCAAATTCTCAGGCTATGACGGGATAACATATCTAGCTGAACTTCTGAACGAGGAATTGCCGGACGCAAAGTTCGAATATACTAATAAGCTGGTTGAAGGGAATGTTGCTTTTTTAGAGTGGAAGGGAGAAGGTGGAAACCGTTATGTGGATGACGGGACGGATTCCTTTGTGATAGAACATGGCAGGGTTGTTGCCCAGACCATACATTATACTGTAAAGAATAAGTCCGAAAAGATCTGA
- a CDS encoding HEPN domain-containing protein: MKLEIMDRRSRFEDFENEYRDSKAYLRRARQFLKDGQDHSIVFNVASLALERYLVALCYLHDMEPYNHNYSCLMDTVEMFMKVPAELNKEIRSLDQIFDICSLDHYYHAEPDITDMERVLSMCDAVEELFDQTKIESIRSSLAP; encoded by the coding sequence ATGAAACTTGAGATCATGGACAGAAGATCAAGATTTGAGGATTTTGAAAACGAATACCGGGATTCAAAAGCATATCTTCGCAGGGCAAGGCAGTTCCTCAAAGACGGGCAGGACCACAGTATCGTATTCAACGTGGCTTCACTTGCACTGGAAAGGTATCTTGTAGCTTTGTGCTATCTCCACGACATGGAACCATACAACCACAACTATAGCTGTCTCATGGATACAGTGGAAATGTTTATGAAGGTACCAGCAGAGCTGAATAAGGAGATACGATCCCTTGATCAGATATTCGATATCTGCTCACTCGACCATTATTACCATGCTGAGCCAGATATAACGGACATGGAACGGGTCCTGTCCATGTGTGATGCAGTGGAAGAATTATTCGACCAGACAAAGATCGAATCAATTAGAAGCTCCCTTGCACCATAA
- a CDS encoding TRAM domain-containing protein → MQSDAPVEAGETYDVTIEDIAREGDGIARVSGFVIFVPNTQVGDEVTIKVNKVMRKFAFGELA, encoded by the coding sequence ATGCAATCAGATGCACCAGTAGAAGCTGGAGAAACCTATGACGTGACAATTGAAGATATCGCAAGAGAAGGCGACGGAATCGCAAGAGTAAGCGGCTTTGTCATCTTCGTACCAAACACACAGGTCGGCGATGAAGTCACAATCAAAGTTAACAAGGTTATGCGCAAATTCGCATTTGGCGAACTTGCTTAA
- a CDS encoding GTP-binding protein: MNIILAGGFKGLEKENTVISIAKEFVSRGNKVALLITEHLENKDGKTDVGKPGLIIREKISSCVSCSFLFDLIAEIENMNEQGPFDYMVIELPFNSMPFEVKEGLENYRFPDVSLSPVIHIFDMNSLEIDATLIPRVVSNQIKESDIVFVNTDHATPDKVTSLREVLGQINPDVEIFESSYDSKYHGLIDFVDMITTPSA, from the coding sequence GTGAATATAATCCTGGCAGGTGGCTTTAAGGGTCTGGAAAAGGAAAATACTGTGATCTCAATTGCTAAAGAATTTGTTTCACGGGGAAATAAGGTTGCTTTACTGATCACTGAACATCTTGAAAACAAGGATGGGAAAACTGATGTTGGTAAACCCGGGCTTATTATAAGGGAAAAGATAAGCAGCTGTGTCTCCTGCAGTTTCCTTTTTGATCTTATCGCTGAAATTGAGAATATGAATGAACAGGGGCCTTTTGATTATATGGTCATTGAGCTTCCATTTAATTCAATGCCTTTTGAAGTAAAAGAAGGTCTTGAAAATTACAGGTTTCCGGATGTATCCTTATCGCCTGTAATCCATATTTTCGATATGAACAGTCTGGAAATCGATGCTACGCTAATTCCGAGAGTGGTCAGCAACCAGATTAAAGAATCAGATATAGTTTTTGTAAATACTGACCATGCAACCCCTGATAAGGTAACGTCTCTCAGAGAGGTGCTTGGCCAGATAAATCCCGATGTGGAGATCTTTGAATCTTCCTATGATTCGAAATATCATGGATTAATTGACTTTGTCGATATGATCACAACACCATCTGCCTGA
- a CDS encoding methyltransferase family protein, producing MFSSTVILVFSLVIFAAIHSFLASLPFKRFLMRILGSRADQLYMPAFSLIAVITIIPVIYVLYKNPGPILYIVPAPWRWLMVGGQLIAALVAPRALLDAPHRFRIRGQLAGPHTREAGKLDIKGIYRWVRDPFLLSGLVIIWLTPFMTVNLLIIYILTTIYLYLGSLHWESRLVAQFGDEYREYQEHVHRFIPRLNPI from the coding sequence TTGTTTTCATCCACAGTAATCCTGGTATTCAGTCTGGTGATATTCGCAGCCATCCACAGTTTCCTGGCAAGCCTGCCATTTAAGCGCTTCCTGATGCGAATTTTAGGGTCAAGGGCAGACCAGTTGTATATGCCGGCATTCAGTCTCATTGCAGTGATAACAATAATACCTGTGATTTATGTCCTTTACAAAAACCCGGGACCAATACTCTACATCGTACCTGCTCCCTGGCGCTGGCTCATGGTAGGAGGACAACTTATTGCGGCACTGGTTGCTCCCAGGGCTTTGCTGGATGCACCACACCGATTCAGGATACGCGGACAACTGGCAGGGCCACATACCCGGGAAGCAGGTAAGCTGGATATCAAAGGTATATATCGCTGGGTTAGGGATCCCTTCCTGCTTTCAGGTCTGGTTATCATCTGGCTCACACCATTTATGACCGTCAATCTGCTTATAATCTACATTCTGACAACCATATACCTCTACCTTGGATCCCTGCACTGGGAGAGCAGACTTGTGGCGCAGTTCGGTGATGAGTACCGTGAGTACCAGGAACATGTACATCGATTCATCCCGCGTTTGAATCCCATTTAA